The proteins below come from a single Corylus avellana chromosome ca3, CavTom2PMs-1.0 genomic window:
- the LOC132174085 gene encoding GDSL esterase/lipase At4g18970-like, protein MASQINKTMLWMLLVFLLVSNMQQRCFAAKGKHQKVPCFFIFGDSLSDDGNNNNLVTLAKANYTPYGIDFPKGPTGRFTNGRNIVDFIAESLEFVNFIPPFATARGREILKGVNYASGGAGIRNETGQTQGDRISMDRQLKNHQITVSKIKLGNHNKSTAEYLSKCIYVVAIGSNDYLNNYFLPQYYPTSTIYTPQQYAVVLNDQLSQQLTVSTFSFILFAARFNS, encoded by the exons ATGGCATCTCAGATAAACAAGACAATGTTGTGGATGCTGCTTGTTTTCTTGCTGGTATCAAACATGCAACAACGTTGTTTTGCAGCAAAAGGAAAGCATCAAAAAGTACCTTGTTTCTTCATTTTCGGGGACTCTTTGTCGGATGATGGGAACAACAACAATCTTGTGACTTTGGCAAAAGCCAATTATACTCCCTATGGGATTGATTTCCCCAAGGGGCCTACGGGAAGGTTTACCAACGGTCGTAATATCGTCGATTTCATTG CTGAATCTCTGGAATTCGTCAATTTCATTCCACCTTTTGCTACTGCCAGAGGCAGGGAAATACTCAAAGGTGTCAATTATGCATCTGGCGGTGCAGGAATTCGCAACGAAACTGGACAAACCCAG GGTGATCGGATAAGCATGGATAGGCAGTTGAAAAATCACCAGATTACGGTGTCGAAGATCAAGTTGggaaatcataacaaatcaactGCAGAGTACCTAAGCAAGTGCATATATGTTGTTGCAATTGGTAGCAATGACTATCTTAATAACTACTTCTTGCCGCAGTACTACCCAACTAGCACCATTTACACCCCACAGCAATACGCTGTCGTTCTCAATGACCAATTATCTCAGCAATTAACGGTTAGCACGTTTTCTTTCATACTTTTTGCAGCTCGTTTTAACTCTTAA
- the LOC132174086 gene encoding uncharacterized protein LOC132174086: MDMPSPVTLNSAEGYSHSSHERSNDIPSSGVAPTASSSTSVKRPRGQNKNSKVNDMIHKDGPLNLEFKDEYVVPVGDNFGAWSRIISKIVLDHCDLHYQSWTMVPDEMVKRLEEQVKDKFVLDTELQKHKDALKHQLGKAYNRKRSALHLKNYQIYFKNVDSDDLVAVANAQAEARANVPTGISLEQWPAICDSFEVDIWKKKSERNKKNRAKMETNHTAGSTTFINIIHKKAKKTNAAPNPIEIYKDTHTNKDGIFVSEYAESKYNEMESIAANSDNTNASQEDIVLKVLGGHRSGHVKGKGCGAKPTKSNSSCNQQNHDECLAKQLETEEKLAAMEASFQAEIRESKASQIAMEATFQAEIKESKASQAAMEAAFQAQIKESKASQAAMQAQMEMLLKHIGGIGGSSYGSQASGSNI, translated from the exons ATGGACATGCCATCACCGGTGACCCTCAATTCGGCGGAGGGCTATAGCCATTCTTCCCATGAGCGGTCTAATGACATACCCTCATCGGGAGTTGCACCCACTGCAAGCT CTAGCACGTCTGTTAAACGGCCAAGGGGTCAGAACAAGAATTCCAAGGTTAATGATATGATACATAAGGATGGTCCGCTCAATTTGGAATTCAAGGATGAGTATGTCGTACCTGTGGGTGACAATTTCGGGGCGTGGTCGAGGATAATTTCTAAGATTGTCCTCGATCATTGCGACCTCCATTATCAGAGTTGGACCATGGTCCCAGATGAAATGGTGAAAAGATTGGAAGAACAAGTGAAG GATAAGTTCGTTTTGGATACGGAGCTACAGAAGCACAAGGATGCCTTAAAGCATCAACTAGGTAAGGCCTATAATAGGAAACGCTCCGCATTGCACCTCAAGAACTAccaaatttatttcaaaaatgtgGATAGCGATGATTTAGTAGCAGTGGCCAATGCTCAAGCCGAGGCGAGGGCCAATGTTCCAACTGGTATTTCTCTTGAACAATGGCCTGCTATATGTGATTCATTCGAAGTTGATATATGGAAG AAAAAATCTGAGCGAAATAAGAAAAACAGAGCaaagatggaaacaaatcaTACCGCTGGCAGCACGACGTTCATCAATATCATTCACAAGAAG GCAAAGAAAACTAATGCCGCACCCAATCCCATAGAAATATACAAGGACACGCACACTAACAAGGATGGGATATTTGTGAGTGAGTACGCTGAGAGTAAATAT AATGAAATGGAATCAATAGCAGCAAACTCCGACAACACTAATGCCAGCCAAGAAGACATTGTCTTAAAGGTGCTAGGTGGACACCGCTCAGGACATGTCAAAGGAAAAGGTTGTGGTGCCAAACCTACCAAGTCAAATTCCTCATGCAACCAACAAAACCATGATGAATGCTTGGCTAAACAGCTAGAAACCGAAGAGAAACTAGCTGCTATGGAGGCATCATTTCAGGCCGAAATTAGGGAGTCAAAAGCATCACAAATTGCTATGGAGGCAACATTTCAGGCCGAAATTAAGGAGTCAAAAGCATCACAAGCTGCTATGGAGGCAGCATTTCAGGCCCAAATTAAGGAGTCAAAAGCATCTCAAGCTGCTATGCAAGCACAAATGGAAATGCTGCTAAAACATATAGGAGG GATTGGAGGGAGCTCTTATGGATCTCAAGCAAGCGGAAGCAACATTTGA